The following are from one region of the Effusibacillus pohliae DSM 22757 genome:
- a CDS encoding PB1 domain-containing protein yields MLGQRHKGLQMIKWAAVGYIGLQFVPAIMQILVEVGRQLNKQGAARTALRIATGTVLETISIVTELITGEEPEKVRLDDAERAVILRDGWLRTETLAKTRGDAFDVSGRVGVVCDSPARARALLRSATMAFRELDGDNHLIPAEMSSEKMWRKMQQRSMGIRLQKDYLSIPEVSRLFLLPTGPLQEKYHLQNIRSLETDIPESILQGDILLGAHE; encoded by the coding sequence ATGTTGGGTCAACGCCACAAAGGCCTGCAGATGATCAAGTGGGCCGCGGTGGGGTATATCGGTCTGCAGTTCGTGCCAGCCATCATGCAGATCCTGGTCGAGGTCGGTCGGCAACTTAACAAGCAGGGGGCTGCGCGGACCGCGCTACGGATTGCCACTGGAACCGTCCTGGAGACCATTAGCATTGTAACGGAACTGATTACAGGTGAGGAACCGGAAAAAGTGCGGCTTGACGATGCCGAACGGGCGGTTATTCTTCGTGACGGTTGGCTGCGTACGGAAACACTGGCCAAAACCCGTGGGGATGCTTTCGACGTATCTGGACGAGTGGGGGTAGTATGCGATTCACCGGCCCGCGCTCGAGCATTACTGCGCAGCGCCACGATGGCATTCCGGGAATTGGATGGCGACAATCACTTGATTCCCGCCGAGATGTCCTCGGAAAAGATGTGGCGGAAGATGCAGCAGCGCAGTATGGGGATCCGGCTGCAAAAGGACTACCTTTCGATCCCGGAAGTTTCCCGTCTTTTTCTGCTTCCGACGGGTCCGCTGCAGGAAAAATATCATCTTCAAAACATCCGCTCGCTGGAAACCGACATACCGGAGTCCATTCTCCAAGGCGACATCCTGCTTGGGGCGCACGAGTAG